Proteins from one Hyperolius riggenbachi isolate aHypRig1 chromosome 2, aHypRig1.pri, whole genome shotgun sequence genomic window:
- the LOC137545435 gene encoding E3 ubiquitin/ISG15 ligase TRIM25-like: MASADLSQELECPVCLSIYTDPVILRCGHNFCRVCIERVLNTQEGSGGYSCPECREQFTERPTLQRNIALKKIAESFLSTQPDQGEAGVFCSNCVDSSVKAVKYCLHCDVSLCGKHLRVHSKAPEHVLCDPNTSLENRKCSVHKKILEYYCTEDAACICVYCIAGQHRGHQVEMLDEASEKKKKKLRNVLQELMAETEEAEKRVQSLEERRRKAQEKADGETERVTALFRDLRRRLEDLEKRVLSDIIRQAERVSQPYNDVIKQLEIKKEELSRKMRHIEELCNMTDALTVLQESDTGDLCDTEDRERHDKQLHDGGDLDVAGISHTLHTGLSDIMSGVIVQKHTDTQANPHSTTDHKVPITAKLSWPRPQPTPTAQHTQAYPHSSAEDKVPITAKLSRPRPQPTLTAQHTECQAGGTNTGAVQQTSGLPVYADILLDVNTAGNNLHISADRKIASRTERSQNRPETTERFQDFSQVLSSQRFSSGRHYWEVDVGGSDRWRVGMCYPRIARRGGQSLVGENNMSWGLQRWGNQYAVIHDRKKIQLPGKIPSNRVRICLDYEAGQISFYALCDPIRHLHTFTAAFLEPLHAGLWVRAGSIKMPVECSVTKNLVGRETAISMPTFVPHSQLH, translated from the coding sequence ATGGCGTCTGCTGATCTGAGCCAGGAGCTGGAGTGTCCCGTCTGTCTGAGcatttatacagatcctgtaaTCCTGAGATGTGGTCACAACTTCTGCCGAGTCTGTATTGAGCGTGTGCTGAATACACAGGAGGGGTCTGGAGGTTATTCCTGTCCTGAATGTAGAGAGCAGTTTACGGAGCGGCCTACACTGCAAAGGAACATTGCTCTGAAGAAGATAGCAGAGAGTTTCCTGTCTACTCAGCCAGATCAGGGAGAGGCCGGAGTCTTCTGCAGTAACTGTGTGGACTCTTCTGTGAAGGCTGTTAAATATTGTCTGCACTGTGACGTTTCTCTGTGTGGTAAAcacctgagagtccacagcaaggcaccagaacacgtcttatgtgaccccaacacttccctggagaacaggaaatgctccgtccataagaagatcctggagtattactgcactgaaGATGCTGCCTGTATCTGTGTTTATTGTATAGCAGGGCAACACAGAGGACACCAGGTGGAGATGTTGGATGAGGCttctgagaagaagaagaagaagctgagaAATGTTCTGCAGGAActgatggcagagacagaggaggctgagaaaagagtccagagtctggaggaacgtAGGAGGaaagcacaagaaaaagcagatggtgaaacagagagagtcactgccctgtttagagacctcaggagacGGCTGGAAGATCTGGAGAAGAGAGTCCTGAGTGACATCATTAGGCAGGCAGAGCGTGTGTCACAACCAtacaatgatgtcatcaagcagctggagataaagaaggaggagctgtccaggaagatgcgtcacattgaggagctgtgtaacatgactgatgcactgactgtcttacaggaatcagacacaggtgacttgtgtgacacggaggacagagagagacatgataagcagctccatgatggaggggatctggatgtggccggcatctcacacacattacacacaggactatctgatatcatgtctggggtaattgtgcagaaacatacagacacacaggccaATCCACATTCTACTACAGATCACAAAGTTCCCATCACTGCTAAATtatcctggccacgcccccaacccacccccaccgcacaacacacacaggcctatCCACATTCTAGTGCAGAGGACAAAGTTCCCATCActgctaaactatccaggccacgcccccaacccacCCTCACCGCACAACACACAGAGTGCCAGGCTGGGGGGACAAACACTGGGGCTGTACAGCAAacatcagggctgccagtgtatgcagacatattactggatgtaaacacagctggTAATAATCTACATATATCAGCTGACAGGAAAATTGCATCCAGGACAGAGAGAAGCCAGAATCGCCCAGAAACAACAGAGAGATTTCAGGATTTTTCTCAGGTGTTGAGCAGCCAGAGattctcctcagggcgacattactgggaagtggatgttggtGGATCAGATAGATGGAGAGtcgggatgtgttaccccagGATAGCCAGGAGAGGAGGCCAGTCACTGGTTGGAGAGAATAACATGTCCTGGGGTTTGCAGAGGTGGGGTAATCAGTACGCAGTGATACATGACAGGAAAAAGATCCAGTTACCTGGCAAGATCCCCAGTAATAGAGTCAGGATAtgtctggattatgaggccgggcagatctccttttatgccctgtgtgacccaatcagacacctccacaccttcactgctgccttccttgagcccctccatgctgggTTGTGGGTACGGGCAGGTTCTATAAAGATGCCAGTGGAATGCAGCGTGACCAAGAATTTggttggacgcgaaacggccatcTCTATGCCCACCTTTGTCCCTCACTCCCAACTCCATTAG